The following are encoded together in the Rhizobium tumorigenes genome:
- the tyrS gene encoding tyrosine--tRNA ligase translates to MAEFKSDFLHTLQERGFIHQVSDETGLDALFAKETVTAYIGFDPTAPSLHAGSLIQIMMLHWLQATGHRAISLMGGGTGMVGDPSFKEESRQLMTVDTIEGNIASIKQVFSNYLNYGNGNNDALMINNAEWLRSLNYLEFLRDVGRHFSVNRMLAFDSVKTRLEREQSLSFLEFNYMILQAYDFVELAKRYDCRLQMGGSDQWGNIVNGIDLGHRMGTPQLYALTSPLLTTSSGAKMGKSANGAIWLNADLLSAYDFWQYWRNTEDADVARFLKLYTTLPMDEIARLATLGGAELNDVKKILATEVTALLHGRTAAEQAAETARKTFEEGGIAENLPSIDVPSADLEAGIGLLSLIVQAGLATSNGEARRHVQGGAVRINDQQVTDERQAIGTGNVTADGIIKLSLGKKKHMLIRPQG, encoded by the coding sequence ATGGCCGAATTCAAATCCGATTTCCTGCACACTCTTCAAGAGCGCGGCTTCATCCACCAGGTCTCGGACGAGACCGGCCTGGATGCGCTGTTCGCCAAGGAAACCGTCACGGCCTATATCGGCTTCGATCCGACAGCGCCCAGCCTGCACGCAGGATCGCTGATCCAGATCATGATGCTGCATTGGCTGCAGGCCACCGGCCATCGCGCCATCTCGCTGATGGGCGGCGGCACCGGCATGGTTGGCGACCCCTCCTTCAAGGAAGAATCGCGCCAGCTGATGACGGTCGACACGATCGAAGGCAACATCGCCTCGATCAAGCAGGTTTTCTCCAACTACCTAAACTACGGCAACGGCAACAACGATGCCCTGATGATCAACAATGCCGAATGGCTGAGGTCGCTGAACTACCTCGAGTTCCTGCGCGATGTCGGCCGGCATTTCTCGGTCAATCGCATGCTCGCCTTCGACAGCGTCAAGACGCGACTGGAGCGCGAGCAGTCGCTCTCCTTCCTCGAATTCAACTACATGATCCTGCAGGCCTACGACTTCGTCGAGCTGGCCAAGCGCTACGACTGCCGGCTGCAGATGGGCGGCTCCGATCAATGGGGCAATATCGTCAACGGCATCGATCTCGGTCACCGCATGGGGACACCGCAGCTCTACGCATTGACCTCGCCCCTGCTGACGACCTCGTCCGGCGCCAAGATGGGCAAGTCGGCGAATGGTGCGATTTGGCTCAATGCCGACCTGCTGTCGGCCTACGATTTTTGGCAGTACTGGCGCAACACCGAGGATGCCGACGTCGCACGCTTCCTGAAACTCTACACAACCCTGCCGATGGACGAAATCGCCCGCCTCGCCACACTCGGCGGCGCTGAGCTCAACGACGTCAAGAAGATCCTTGCCACCGAGGTGACCGCCCTGCTGCACGGCCGTACCGCTGCCGAACAGGCGGCCGAAACGGCGCGCAAGACCTTCGAGGAAGGCGGCATCGCCGAGAACCTGCCATCGATCGACGTGCCCTCGGCAGATCTGGAGGCTGGCATCGGCCTGTTGTCACTGATCGTGCAGGCGGGCCTCGCGACATCCAACGGCGAAGCACGACGGCATGTCCAGGGCGGCGCGGTGCGCATCAACGACCAGCAGGTCACCGACGAGCGTCAGGCGATCGGAACTGGCAACGTCACCGCCGACGGGATCATCAAGCTGTCGCTCGGCAAGAAGAAGCACATGCTGATCCGCCCTCAGGGCTGA
- a CDS encoding alpha/beta hydrolase — protein MPEVIFNGPAGRLEGRYQPSKEKSAPIALVLHPHPQFGGTMNNQIVYQLFYMFQKRGFTTLRFNFRSIGRSQGEFDHGGGELSDAASALDWVQSLHPDSKSCWIAGYSFGSWIGMQLLMRRPEIEGFMSIAPQPNTYDFSFLAPCPSSGLIINGDADKVAPEKDVNVLVDKLKSQKGILITHKVVPGANHFFSGQVDTLMGECEDYLDRRLNGELVPEPAAKRIR, from the coding sequence ATGCCCGAAGTCATTTTCAACGGCCCAGCAGGCCGCCTTGAGGGCCGCTATCAGCCATCCAAGGAAAAAAGCGCACCGATCGCCCTCGTCCTTCATCCACATCCGCAGTTTGGCGGCACGATGAACAACCAGATCGTCTACCAGCTGTTCTACATGTTCCAGAAGCGCGGTTTCACCACGTTGCGCTTCAATTTCCGCAGCATTGGCCGCAGCCAGGGCGAATTCGACCACGGCGGCGGCGAACTGTCGGATGCAGCCTCGGCGCTCGACTGGGTGCAGAGCCTGCACCCCGATTCGAAAAGCTGCTGGATCGCCGGCTATTCCTTCGGTTCGTGGATCGGCATGCAGCTTTTGATGCGCCGCCCGGAAATCGAAGGCTTCATGTCGATCGCACCGCAGCCGAACACCTACGACTTCTCCTTCCTGGCTCCCTGCCCGTCCTCCGGTCTGATCATCAACGGCGATGCTGACAAGGTAGCGCCGGAGAAGGATGTCAACGTGCTGGTCGACAAGCTGAAGTCGCAGAAGGGCATCCTGATCACCCACAAGGTCGTGCCGGGCGCCAACCACTTCTTCAGCGGCCAGGTCGATACGCTGATGGGTGAATGCGAAGACTATCTCGACCGCCGCCTCAACGGCGAGCTGGTGCCGGAACCCGCTGCCAAGCGTATCCGCTAG
- a CDS encoding peroxiredoxin, with translation MTEISVGANAPAFDLPRDGGGNVSLAAFQGKLVVLFFYPKDDTSGCTTESVAFTGLASEFEKAGAVVIGMSPDSVKSHDKFVKKHSLGVILAADEEKSTLEAYGVWKEKSMYGKKYMGVERTTVLIGADGRIVRIWEKVKVPGHAEEVLEAVRAL, from the coding sequence ATGACAGAAATCAGTGTCGGCGCAAATGCGCCCGCTTTCGATCTTCCACGTGACGGCGGCGGAAACGTCTCCCTTGCAGCGTTTCAGGGCAAGCTTGTCGTACTGTTCTTCTACCCTAAGGACGACACGTCGGGATGCACCACCGAATCAGTGGCCTTCACTGGTCTCGCATCGGAATTTGAGAAAGCCGGTGCAGTGGTAATTGGCATGTCGCCGGATTCCGTCAAGAGCCACGACAAGTTCGTGAAGAAACATTCGCTTGGCGTCATCCTCGCTGCCGACGAGGAAAAATCCACGCTGGAAGCCTATGGCGTCTGGAAGGAAAAGAGCATGTACGGCAAGAAATACATGGGCGTCGAGCGGACCACCGTGCTGATTGGTGCAGATGGCCGAATCGTCAGGATCTGGGAGAAGGTAAAGGTGCCCGGTCACGCCGAGGAGGTCCTCGAGGCAGTCCGTGCGCTCTGA
- a CDS encoding anhydro-N-acetylmuramic acid kinase produces MTKTRTAIGLMSGTSMDGIDIALLRTDGRDVVERGASLCIPYDDELRGRWKQALETAKVIRDRRERPGNLGAAEQALTLCHASAVKSFLMRNGLSPSDIDVIGFHGQTVLHRPDEGLTVQIGDGPLLAAETGIDVVYDMRANDMVAGGQGAPLIPIYHAALSANLPPEFAAPVVFVNIGGISNLTYVAEDGALSAFDSGPGNMLIDQWIEAHTGKAYDRNGETAAKGTVSPPLVRRYLDSPFFSANIRRSLDRSDFLPPVKGEVSLADGARTLAHVTAASILKLAGYLPQPPKTYVVCGGGRLNPVIMSEFSELAEEQGARVVAAEAAGFDGGSMEAEAWAYLAVRSLEGLPLTYPGTTGVNVPVTGGVLARHG; encoded by the coding sequence ATGACGAAGACAAGAACGGCAATCGGGCTGATGAGCGGCACGTCGATGGACGGGATCGACATCGCCTTGCTGCGCACCGACGGGCGGGACGTCGTAGAGCGCGGGGCGAGCCTCTGTATTCCCTATGACGACGAACTGCGCGGCCGCTGGAAACAGGCGCTGGAGACGGCCAAGGTCATCAGGGATCGACGGGAACGGCCGGGCAATCTCGGTGCTGCCGAACAGGCGCTGACCCTGTGCCATGCGTCGGCCGTCAAATCCTTCCTGATGCGCAACGGCCTGTCGCCCTCCGACATCGATGTCATCGGCTTTCACGGCCAGACCGTGCTTCATCGCCCGGACGAGGGGCTGACGGTGCAGATCGGAGATGGGCCGCTGCTGGCTGCGGAGACTGGCATCGATGTCGTCTACGACATGCGCGCCAACGACATGGTTGCGGGCGGACAGGGCGCGCCGCTGATCCCGATCTACCATGCGGCGCTGTCGGCCAACCTGCCGCCGGAATTCGCAGCACCGGTGGTGTTCGTCAATATCGGCGGTATTTCCAACCTCACCTATGTTGCCGAGGACGGCGCGCTTTCCGCCTTCGACAGCGGTCCCGGCAACATGCTGATCGACCAGTGGATCGAGGCCCATACCGGCAAGGCCTACGATCGCAATGGCGAGACCGCAGCTAAGGGCACGGTATCTCCGCCGCTGGTCCGCCGCTATCTCGACAGCCCGTTCTTTTCCGCCAACATACGCCGGTCTCTCGACCGCAGCGACTTCCTGCCGCCGGTCAAGGGCGAAGTCTCGCTTGCCGATGGTGCACGCACGCTGGCGCATGTCACTGCTGCGTCCATCCTGAAGCTCGCGGGCTACCTGCCGCAGCCGCCGAAAACCTATGTCGTCTGCGGGGGCGGTCGGTTGAACCCGGTAATCATGTCCGAGTTTTCCGAACTGGCGGAAGAGCAAGGCGCCCGCGTCGTTGCTGCTGAAGCGGCCGGCTTCGATGGTGGCAGCATGGAGGCGGAAGCCTGGGCCTATCTCGCGGTCCGCTCACTGGAGGGGTTGCCGCTGACGTATCCGGGAACCACGGGTGTCAACGTCCCGGTGACCGGGGGTGTACTGGCACGCCACGGGTGA
- a CDS encoding AsmA-like C-terminal region-containing protein, translating to MREGRGGLIRGEKLKFRKKDLVPLDQMPSSQVDDPIIVNSPRRRRRRRGHVWHATRITGVFAIFIVLIAGAVIASIESGIFDEPLSVKAQAALDNAIGPRYKAEVGSTVLRFTSDMQLALEASDVNVVDQETGKHLSTMGAVRMVLDPFALVQGRIAIATVRAKGIALDTALLPQSEPIDVANLRVDSIPTALESAFSNLDFLQHFVERGGTDAVEISGLAVKLARQDGGAPISLVIDQLAFSRPTPNTLRLKGQLSIDGSVASLDVNATQEADRPSSMTAVIRHLDLVPLSMAYDSNGTPRQGITGFADVSLSSTRGASGVDPKLTAAIKVLPGTLYMDRDAQEISGADINLSYNSDRQALEINKSLATFQSTVVPFFGSVIDLDRVDPTAAKGFGVDFRIANATASTSEAGEAPLSFDGHANGRYMTADKELKLDTIGITTPMGSLFGSLRLRIAPGSPEISFGAQAEQLQAAAVKQLWPFWMSPKARTWVQGNLFGGAMSNATISLFIPGGRLAQAAATGNLRLDENEIHLAFDINGSRLNVPGEIPPIRDMTGHFDLKGPVISVDIVKGTSYFPSGRQVAVGPSTFSIPAVYDKPLTAKMKLALSGNGDAVGELLSFKPLSVLQRTEFKPEDFSGKIDADIEATIGLINDQNPPPPIWKASLQLHKVDVLKAFDGRKITNVDGTIDADPQAVHLAADALIDGIPAQIDMVEPTEKGSSIKRERVVDVTLSNQQRETILPGLSDFVDGPLKVKVTRIDENRQDIKIDLTKAALTVPWIGWSKGSGIAANAEFEASGPADQPSLKNFTLKGDGFGATGSIQVGKSGLSSADFSSIKLSSVDDFALSIKRTKGAYDVRVDGNAADIRPILARLKAPSKGDAGASDKTDATIRAKLDKIIGFNDETIRNVSLVYALNNGKATQADFSGVTRTGQAVVTEMTKGGQGGTLHVTSSDAGSVARFVDVYGHLRGGLLNLNLRADGDDSWDGSIDIRRFSIVNEKKLQSIVTTPAGRDGESLNSAVKHDIDTSAQNFQRGFAHLSIRKGVVSVENGVVRGEQVGATFQGTIKDAKGNTDMTGTFMPAYGLNRLFAEVPIVGFLLGNGTDRGLIGITFKLTGPFDSPNLVINPLSVIAPGIFRQIFEF from the coding sequence ATGAGAGAAGGACGCGGTGGATTGATCCGGGGCGAAAAGTTGAAATTCCGCAAGAAGGATCTGGTTCCGCTCGATCAAATGCCGTCGTCGCAGGTCGACGATCCGATTATCGTCAACAGCCCGCGCCGCCGCCGGCGCCGGCGTGGACATGTCTGGCATGCGACCCGTATAACCGGCGTTTTCGCGATCTTTATCGTACTGATCGCCGGTGCCGTCATCGCCAGCATCGAGAGCGGGATCTTCGACGAACCGCTCTCGGTCAAGGCTCAGGCCGCGCTCGATAACGCTATCGGGCCCCGCTACAAGGCCGAGGTCGGCTCCACGGTGCTGCGGTTCACCTCCGACATGCAACTCGCGCTGGAGGCGAGCGACGTCAATGTCGTCGACCAGGAAACCGGCAAGCACCTTTCCACCATGGGCGCCGTGCGCATGGTCCTCGATCCGTTTGCGCTCGTTCAGGGCCGGATCGCAATTGCAACCGTCCGGGCCAAGGGGATAGCCCTCGACACCGCGCTGCTGCCGCAGAGCGAGCCGATCGATGTCGCCAACCTCCGGGTGGACAGCATCCCGACCGCGCTGGAATCGGCCTTCTCCAATCTCGACTTCCTGCAGCATTTCGTCGAGCGTGGCGGTACGGATGCCGTCGAGATATCCGGCCTTGCGGTAAAGCTCGCAAGACAGGACGGTGGCGCGCCGATTTCGCTGGTGATCGACCAGCTGGCGTTTTCACGTCCGACACCCAACACGCTGCGCCTCAAAGGCCAGCTATCGATCGACGGCTCAGTCGCGTCGCTGGATGTGAATGCCACGCAGGAGGCCGACCGGCCATCTTCGATGACGGCCGTCATCCGCCACCTCGATCTGGTGCCGCTGTCGATGGCCTATGATTCGAACGGGACGCCACGTCAGGGCATCACCGGTTTTGCCGACGTTTCTCTGTCGTCCACCCGTGGCGCATCTGGTGTCGATCCCAAGCTGACGGCTGCGATCAAGGTGCTGCCCGGCACGCTCTACATGGACCGCGATGCGCAGGAGATTTCCGGCGCAGACATCAATCTCAGCTACAATTCGGATCGCCAGGCGCTCGAGATCAACAAGTCGCTGGCGACTTTCCAATCGACAGTGGTGCCGTTTTTTGGCTCGGTTATCGACCTCGACCGTGTTGATCCGACTGCTGCCAAGGGTTTCGGCGTCGATTTCCGTATCGCCAATGCGACGGCGTCGACATCTGAAGCCGGGGAGGCTCCCCTCAGCTTCGATGGTCATGCCAATGGCCGTTACATGACGGCCGACAAGGAACTGAAACTCGACACCATCGGTATCACCACGCCGATGGGATCGCTGTTCGGCTCCTTGCGGCTGCGCATTGCGCCGGGTTCGCCGGAAATCAGCTTCGGTGCCCAGGCGGAGCAGCTGCAGGCGGCTGCCGTCAAACAGCTCTGGCCGTTCTGGATGTCGCCGAAGGCACGCACCTGGGTTCAAGGCAATCTGTTCGGCGGGGCCATGAGCAACGCCACGATTTCACTTTTCATTCCCGGCGGGCGGCTCGCTCAGGCCGCCGCGACCGGCAATCTTCGGCTGGACGAAAACGAGATCCATCTGGCCTTCGATATCAACGGCTCGCGCCTCAATGTGCCTGGTGAAATTCCCCCTATCCGCGACATGACGGGTCACTTTGACCTCAAGGGTCCGGTCATTTCCGTCGATATCGTCAAAGGCACGTCCTATTTTCCGTCAGGCCGACAGGTCGCCGTCGGTCCGAGCACCTTCTCCATTCCTGCCGTCTACGACAAGCCGCTGACGGCGAAGATGAAGCTGGCGCTTTCCGGCAATGGCGACGCGGTCGGCGAGCTGCTGAGCTTCAAGCCGTTGAGCGTATTGCAGCGCACCGAGTTCAAGCCCGAGGATTTCAGCGGCAAGATCGACGCGGATATCGAGGCGACCATCGGCCTGATCAACGATCAGAACCCGCCGCCGCCGATCTGGAAGGCCAGCCTGCAACTCCACAAGGTCGATGTCCTCAAGGCTTTCGATGGTCGCAAGATTACCAATGTCGATGGGACCATAGATGCCGATCCGCAGGCGGTGCATCTTGCCGCAGACGCGCTCATCGACGGCATTCCGGCACAAATCGACATGGTCGAGCCGACGGAAAAAGGGTCGTCGATCAAGCGTGAGCGTGTCGTCGATGTAACGCTTTCCAATCAGCAGCGGGAGACCATCCTCCCGGGGCTCTCCGATTTCGTCGACGGGCCGCTGAAGGTCAAGGTCACCCGGATCGATGAGAACCGGCAGGACATCAAGATCGACCTGACCAAGGCAGCACTCACTGTGCCCTGGATCGGCTGGTCGAAGGGGAGCGGAATCGCTGCCAATGCCGAGTTCGAGGCATCGGGGCCGGCCGACCAGCCATCGTTGAAAAACTTCACCCTGAAGGGTGACGGGTTCGGGGCTACCGGCTCAATCCAGGTCGGCAAATCCGGATTGTCATCCGCCGACTTCTCGAGCATCAAGCTTTCGTCAGTCGACGACTTCGCCTTGTCGATCAAGCGCACAAAGGGCGCGTACGACGTCCGGGTGGATGGCAATGCGGCCGATATCAGGCCGATCCTGGCGCGATTGAAGGCGCCGAGCAAGGGCGACGCCGGCGCCAGCGACAAGACGGATGCGACGATCCGTGCCAAGCTCGACAAGATCATTGGCTTCAACGACGAGACGATCAGGAATGTCAGCCTTGTCTATGCGCTGAACAACGGCAAGGCGACGCAGGCCGACTTCTCCGGGGTTACCCGGACAGGACAGGCTGTCGTCACGGAGATGACAAAGGGCGGGCAGGGCGGCACGCTCCATGTCACCAGCAGCGACGCCGGCTCGGTGGCACGGTTCGTCGATGTTTACGGCCACCTGAGAGGAGGTTTGCTCAATCTCAACCTTCGCGCCGATGGCGACGACAGTTGGGACGGGTCCATCGATATCAGGCGCTTCTCGATCGTCAACGAGAAGAAGCTGCAATCCATCGTCACGACCCCGGCAGGGCGCGACGGTGAAAGCCTGAACTCCGCCGTCAAACACGACATCGACACCAGCGCCCAGAATTTCCAACGCGGCTTTGCGCATCTGTCAATCCGCAAGGGCGTGGTGTCTGTCGAGAATGGCGTCGTGCGCGGCGAGCAGGTGGGGGCGACGTTCCAGGGAACGATCAAGGATGCCAAGGGCAACACCGACATGACCGGCACGTTCATGCCCGCCTACGGCTTGAACCGGCTGTTCGCGGAGGTGCCGATCGTCGGCTTCCTGCTTGGCAACGGCACCGACCGCGGCCTGATCGGCATTACCTTCAAGCTGACGGGCCCCTTCGATTCGCCCAACCTGGTGATCAACCCGCTATCGGTCATCGCCCCCGGCATCTTCCGGCAGATTTTCGAGTTCTAA
- a CDS encoding cysteine desulfurase family protein has translation MAASRLYLDWNATAPLHPAAREAMLRGLDLFGNPNSVHGEGRATRAAVEAARRDVAVLTGADPAHVVFTSGATEAANTVLTPEFRMGRTPLAVGHLYVSAIEHPALREGGRFAKERVSEIPVTFDGVVDLVALEALLSAHDKSLGLPMVAIMLANNETGILQPVRAAAEIVHRHGGIFVVDAVQGAGRVKTDINEIGADFMIVSSHKIGGPKGAGALVSRGEIMMPKPLIHGGGQEKGHRSGTENSLAVIGFGAAAAAATAEFQLRNAAVLALRDRMEAGMRDAAPDVIIHGEDQPRVPNTTFFTLPGLKAETGQIAFDLEGVALSAGSACSAGKLGESHVLVAMGRDPRLGALRISLGFDTKNDDIDRVLAAFAKIAGRRRLSGVAA, from the coding sequence ATGGCGGCATCACGCCTCTATCTTGACTGGAATGCAACCGCCCCGCTCCATCCAGCGGCGCGGGAGGCGATGCTGCGTGGCCTCGATCTTTTCGGCAACCCGAACTCCGTTCATGGCGAAGGGCGCGCCACGCGCGCCGCCGTCGAGGCCGCCCGACGCGACGTGGCTGTGCTGACGGGCGCTGACCCGGCGCATGTGGTTTTCACCAGCGGCGCCACCGAGGCTGCCAACACGGTGCTGACGCCCGAGTTTCGCATGGGCCGCACGCCGCTTGCCGTTGGCCACCTCTACGTCTCGGCCATCGAGCATCCGGCATTGCGCGAAGGCGGGCGGTTTGCAAAGGAACGGGTCAGCGAAATTCCCGTGACGTTCGATGGCGTTGTCGATCTTGTCGCGCTTGAGGCCTTGCTTTCCGCCCATGACAAGTCACTGGGCCTGCCGATGGTCGCAATCATGCTGGCCAATAACGAGACGGGGATCCTTCAGCCGGTCCGGGCGGCGGCAGAAATCGTCCATCGCCACGGCGGTATCTTCGTCGTCGACGCTGTCCAGGGTGCCGGTCGGGTGAAGACCGACATCAACGAGATCGGCGCGGATTTTATGATCGTCTCGTCGCACAAGATTGGCGGTCCCAAGGGCGCCGGGGCGCTCGTGTCGCGCGGCGAGATCATGATGCCAAAGCCGCTGATCCATGGCGGTGGCCAGGAGAAGGGTCACAGGTCTGGTACGGAAAATTCGCTGGCAGTGATCGGCTTCGGTGCCGCTGCCGCTGCGGCCACTGCTGAGTTCCAGTTGCGAAATGCGGCCGTTCTGGCATTGCGCGACCGTATGGAAGCCGGCATGCGAGATGCGGCACCTGACGTGATAATTCACGGCGAGGACCAGCCGCGTGTGCCGAACACGACATTCTTCACGCTGCCCGGGCTGAAGGCTGAAACCGGCCAGATTGCCTTCGATCTCGAGGGCGTAGCGCTCTCGGCGGGCTCTGCCTGCTCGGCGGGCAAACTGGGCGAGAGCCACGTGCTGGTGGCGATGGGTCGCGATCCACGTCTCGGCGCATTGCGTATATCGCTTGGCTTCGACACGAAGAATGACGACATCGACCGGGTGCTCGCAGCGTTCGCGAAAATTGCCGGAAGGCGAAGGCTTTCCGGGGTTGCTGCTTGA
- a CDS encoding ferritin-like domain-containing protein, whose amino-acid sequence MRSERDAVTVSDVQAAAIVSLRGGAIAAIGACDVERKAELAQETARRWFARTLSLRSPLDPVLPDRPGRPAKPELIPPKNMEKRSLHSVKGRIALLHAIAHIEFNAVDLALDIVARFATEKVPNSFFDGWMQVAFEEAKHFRLVRQRLHQLGADYGDLPAHDGLWQAAHATRTDLTARLAVVPLILEARGLDVTPALQTKMRETGDFESAAVLDVIYEDEKGHVAVGAKWFRFLCAREKRDPVATFHALVRSNFRGPLKAPFNDIARAEAGLTPSFYRSLTSTSRS is encoded by the coding sequence GTGCGCTCTGAGCGCGACGCTGTGACAGTCTCCGATGTGCAAGCCGCAGCCATCGTCTCGCTTCGCGGCGGGGCGATCGCGGCAATCGGTGCGTGCGATGTCGAGCGCAAAGCCGAGCTTGCGCAGGAGACCGCCAGACGCTGGTTCGCCCGCACGCTGTCGCTGCGCTCGCCGCTCGACCCTGTCCTGCCGGATCGCCCGGGACGCCCGGCAAAGCCGGAACTGATCCCGCCGAAGAATATGGAAAAGCGATCCCTTCACAGTGTGAAGGGCCGCATCGCCCTTCTCCACGCGATAGCCCATATCGAATTCAATGCCGTCGATCTTGCCCTCGACATCGTCGCCCGCTTTGCGACCGAGAAAGTCCCGAACTCGTTTTTCGATGGCTGGATGCAGGTTGCGTTCGAGGAGGCAAAGCATTTCCGACTGGTGCGTCAGAGATTGCACCAGCTTGGCGCCGATTATGGCGACCTGCCCGCCCATGACGGCCTGTGGCAGGCAGCCCACGCTACCCGCACCGACCTGACGGCGCGCCTGGCCGTTGTGCCGCTCATTCTTGAGGCACGCGGCCTCGACGTGACGCCGGCGCTGCAGACCAAGATGCGCGAAACCGGAGACTTCGAAAGCGCCGCCGTCCTCGATGTCATCTACGAAGATGAAAAAGGCCACGTTGCGGTTGGCGCCAAATGGTTCAGATTTCTCTGCGCCCGTGAGAAACGCGATCCTGTCGCAACGTTCCACGCGCTCGTTCGCAGCAATTTCCGGGGTCCGCTGAAGGCGCCCTTCAACGATATCGCCCGTGCCGAGGCAGGCTTGACACCGTCCTTCTACCGGTCGCTGACATCCACCAGTCGCAGTTGA